The following are encoded in a window of Ranitomeya variabilis isolate aRanVar5 chromosome 6, aRanVar5.hap1, whole genome shotgun sequence genomic DNA:
- the KBTBD2 gene encoding kelch repeat and BTB domain-containing protein 2, translating to MSTQDERQINTEYAVSLLEQLKLFYEQQLLTDIVLIVEGTEFPCHKMVLATCSSYFRAMFMSGLSESKQTHVHLRNVDAASLQIIITYAYTGNLAINESTVEQLYETACFLQVDDVLHLCREYLIKKVNAKNCVRLMSFADLFSCEELKQSAKRMVEHKFTSVYHQDAFMQLSSELLIDLVSSDNLNVEKEETVREAAMSWLDYNTVSRSQYLSTVLSHLRIDALSEVIQREWFQGLPPNDKSVVVQGLYKSMPRFFKPRLGMTKEEMIIIIEAALENPGCYSIICYSPQAEKVYKLCNPPSELLKAGAVVSPDNDIYIAGGQMPIKNAKSNHNKPGKFQSTFRVVNSFYWFDAQQNTWIPKTPMLCVRVKPSLVWCDGYIYAIGGDSVGGELNRRTVERYDCEKDEWTLVSPLPSAFQWSIAVVVHDCIYVMSYNLTYCFIPRSGIWVEMAKRQSSRCFASAAAFDGKIFYLGGLPTDNNAGVRLPSNTMDGFSPAVEVYDVHKNEWYLASNIPAKRFVDPCVRAMVISNSLCVFIRESHMNEKAKYSIYQYNMDLDQWFLRQPISERVLWDLGKEFRCTVGKLYPSCLEVSPWKPLTHVFSQDGADDYELGGNMVTLPPV from the exons ATGTCCACCCAGGACGAAAGGCAGATCAATACTGAATATGCAGTCTCCTTACTGGAACAGCTGAAATTGTTCTATGAACAGCAGCTACTAACGGACATTGTATTAATTGTGGAGGGCACTGAATTTCCATGTCACAAAATGGTTCTAGCTACATGCAGCTCCTATTTCAG ggcaatGTTTATGAGTGGACTGAGTGAAAGTAAGCAAACACATGTACATCTGAGAAATGTGGATGCAGCTTCTTTGCAGATTATTATAACGTATGCATACACGGGTAATTTGGCAATAAATGAAAGCACTGTAGAGCAGCTATACGAGACTGCCTGCTTCTTACAG GTGGATGATGTATTGCACCTCTGCCGAGAATATTTAATTAAAAAAGTTAATGCCAAAAACTGTGTTCGACTGATGAGTTTTGCTGACCTGTTCAGCTGTGAAGAGTTGAAGCAGAGTGCTAAAAGAATGGTAGAGCACAAGTTTACTAGCGTGTACCACCAGGATGCATTTATGCAGCTATCAAGTGAACTTTTGATAGATCTTGTAAGCAGTGACAATCTAAATGTGGAAAAAGAAGAGACTGTTAGAGAGGCTGCAATGTCATGGCTAGACTACAACACCGTGTCTCGCTCACAGTACTTGTCCACCGTGCTAAGTCACCTACGCATTGATGCTCTTTCAGAGGTTATTCAACGGGAATGGTTCCAAGGTTTACCACCAAATGATAAGTCTGTGGTAGTCCAAGGACTCTATAAATCAATGCCCAGATTCTTTAAACCAAGGCTTGGCATGACAAAAGAGGAGATGATTATAATAATAGAAGCTGCTCTGGAAAACCCTGGTTGTTACTCCATCATCTGTTACAGCCCCCAGGCAGAGAAGGTTTACAAACTTTGCAACCCACCTTCTGAGCTGCTTAAAGCGGGGGCAGTTGTGTCTCCTGATAATGATATTTATATTGCCGGAGGGCAGATGCCCATAAAGAATGCCAAAAGCAATCACAACAAGCCAGGCAAGTTTCAGTCTACCTTCAGGGTAGTGAATAGTTTTTATTGGTTTGATGCCCAACAGAATACTTGGATTCCAAAGACCCCCATGTTGTGCGTTCGTGTAAAGCCTTCTTTAGTATGGTGTGATGGATACATCTATGCAATAGGAGGAGATAGTGTTGGTGGAGAGCTGAACCGAAGGACTGTTGAAAGATATGACTGTGAGAAGGATGAGTGGACATTGGTGAGCCCTCTTCCAAGTGCATTTCAGTGGAGTATTGCTGTAGTGGTCCACGATTGCATTTATGTAATGTCTTATAATCTGACATATTGCTTCATTCCACGGTCTGGTATCTGGGTAGAAATGGCAAAGCGGCAAAGCAGTAGATGTTTTGCATCTGCTGCAGCCTTTGATGGCAAAATCTTCTACCTCGGAGGCCTGCCAACCGACAACAACGCTGGCGTAAGGCTACCATCCAACACAATGGATGGCTTTTCCCCTGCGGTTGAAGTTTACGACGTGCATAAAAATGAATGGTATTTGGCATCCAATATTCCCGCCAAACGATTTGTTGACCCCTGTGTTCGAGCAATGGTCATCTCAAATTCCTTATGTGTCTTTATAAGAGAGTCACACATGAATGAAAAAGCAAAATATTCCATTTATCAATACAACATGGACCTTGACCAGTGGTTTCTGCGTCAGCCGATATCGGAGCGTGTGCTGTGGGATTTGGGCAAGGAGTTTCGATGCACTGTAGGAAAGCTCTACCCATCATGTCTAGAAGTATCTCCATGGAAGCCTCTAACACATGTTTTTTCACAAGATGGTGCCGATGACTATGAACTTGGTGGAAACATGGTTACGTTACCCCCAGTATAG